The nucleotide window accggattacggatcaattgagccaggatcaccaagatatcctggcttaatcccttatcctagttttgtgcaacaggcccctgatgATCCCAATAATTTAGGTAGTAAACGATGCCCTCATCTGGTATGTTCTATTGCGAACTGTCTGGGACTCATTGTTGTTTCCCTGTTATCTATTCAAATACGTTTGACTTATTAAGTCAAAGACGAAATTAACTGTAATACACTGGTCTCAAATATATTAGCATAACTAGGCTACACTGAACCACGCGGACCCATTGTAAAATGAGAGGCTTTTCACCTAACTAAAATGTGTCCTAGTGCAACATGCCTAGCTCTGCCCACTAGGGGGTAGCTTACGGAGCACTCTATGAAATAAACTGCGGACCATCACAAATGGTCACCAATAAAGCTTATCAAAACATTTTTTATGATCAGTCTCAGTCGTAGTAGTCTACTCTAACCACCAAGGGTCGACATTGCCCAAGAAAATAATTGGACATTACTGTGGGACTGGTTATTGGAACACAAAAATCAGGATTAAACTAATTGAATGGACAGAATAAAGAATTATTCTGAAATACTCAAAGAAAAAACAATGAAGGAAATATTAATGCCAGTATGCTATAGGTATTACAGTACTAAGAATACATTACAGAAGGCTTCAGCAATGTGTCACAGTCACAATGTCATGTGTCTGTTTGATGCATCCCAGGGGTTCCTGAAAAAGCAAATataaaatgaaaaatgaaaataacaacaacaaaaaacaatagAAAAGGCAAAACATCTCACACGAACAAACTGTTAAACAGTGTTTTACAGGAATTAGGCCTAAAACATTGTTCAATTTCATATTGTCAGCATCAAGAATGAATATTGAGCACACATTTTGGGGGCCTTGGAACGGGGCCTCAGAACAGAACACTTTAAGAATCCTGCTCTATAACACACAGGAAATGGAAATCCCCACTGATAACAGTAATAAGCAATGCAACATAACATGTATTTACATGCTGTTATACAAATGGACATAGTTCTAAACAGCATGTTGTTCGACAGGTGAGAGTTACAGCAGGAGTATTGTTGATGGAGGAAGGTCCTGTTCACGCCATCACAGTCTGTGCTCTCCCTCTGTGAGAATCTTGCACTGAAGGAAATCAGTGAGTGTTACTGACTAGTTTACAGCATGTTTGTACCTGATTTGGACAGAGGCGGAATCCCCTGACAAAGAAATCCTAAGAGGGTGTTTGCTAGAGATGTATGGAAAGACTCTATCTTTGAAAGTATGCATGAATTTATGAAGTTGCGTGTTATTGACTGggtcaacaaatgagagctgTCCTTTTTCCCAGTCCAGCTGCATTCTGATTTTCTGGGGCTTACTCACTTTGAATGGAGTGGATGGAGTAAGTGCCTCTGATAAGGAATGTGTATAATATTTCTCATCAATACACCACACACCCAAGGTTCTATGTCTGAAGCCGAACTCGCCCTCCCTCTGGACAGAGTCTGGGGCCACACCCAGGACCCAGGCTTTATTTCCTCCAACATCAATGTCCCAGCTATTTGTCCCTGAGCTAACGCCCTCAGAGCCCAGGACCACAAAGCATTCATCAAATCTCTCTAGGTTGTCAGGAAGCTGCTGTGGCTCATCACAGTATATCATACTAGTCAGATCCTCAGACAGGATGAGATGTGGATGGGCAGTGTTGGGGTCCAGAATCAAATTAGTGTATTTAACTATCCCCTGCATCTTCTCCCAGACTCTGAACTGCAGGTTTCCCAGGTGCTTTGCCACATGGATCAGTGATCCTGAAACCCTCTGTGGATTTGGCAGTGTGTACTGGGCTCTTTTCACTGTGGCATTGTAGTTCTGCAGGAATGAGATGTCTTCACCTCCCAGCTCCTTCTCTATGTCTCTGATTGTGTCTAAAAGTGAAGAGATCTCTCTGGTCATCTCTTCAATCTTCGTCTTCATCATCTGACTCTTCTGCTTCTCTTCCTTCCTCAGTGCAGCAATCCTGGCCTCCTCTTCATCTTGTAGAAACTGGTGAAGCTTCTTAAACTCCTTCTTAATTTGCTTCTCTGTGTGCTCTGCCTGGCTCTTAATGTGCTCTGCTGTTTGATCACAGATCAGTTTAATTTCCTTATAGTCCTCCAGCGTCTcctttaagggtttcagtgaaaTCTTAACTTCCTCCTTATAATCCAGTGCAGCTTCATCCGTGGGGATACAGTCATGCTTTTTATGTATTTTTGAATCCCGACACACCACACAGATGGGCTGCTTATCATCCAGACAGAATAGTTTGAGTTTCTCACTGTGCCGACTGCAGAGCACCTCTGACCTTGTTGAATCTCTCTGACTTTGCTCCTGTAAGAAGGCCTCACACAGGTTCTTTAAAACCAGGTTACATGGGGGGTTTTCCATTGCCAATCTTTCCCGGCACATTGGACATTCCCGAGATCCCTTCTGTTTCCAGAATTCCTGAAGACAGGCTTTGCAGATGCTGTGAGTACACGGCAGGAAAACTGGATCCCTGAAAATATTACAACACACAGGACAGCAGAGATCCTCCTCTGGTAGAGAAGGTTTAGTTGCCATTTTTCACCACCACTGTCTCTCTTTTGTAATGGCTTCTGGAATTAAGGTTTACTTTCACGAGGCTTACTTTCACTTTTGAAAAATTACAGCAGCGAGGTCAGTAGACCACAGTTTTGATTATGCTGTCTCTTTGTCTTCGATGGTTGTTTGAATGTTGATTATTTCCAACGATTCCAATGAACAAAGTCCATAGATAATGCAAATAAATCAAATCAGTAAACAATGAACGCTGAGAGTATCGCTGAATAGCTGCATGCTACTGTGCTGCTGTGTTATTCTACTTCTTCCTGTTTAACTAGTAAGATGTGGGTGGAGCGCTGCTAGGTCACatgcaaggtgtgtgtgtgtgtgtgtttgtcttcaaAGTTGTATTACTATCAATGTAGAAAGACAGCCATCTCGTAATACTGGGCAAATAACTTACAAAGCTCCAATTTAAATTACAGAACACAATGGTACCACTAATAAATGATCTATGGTACACCATAAAAAAACGAACATCACAATGTGTGTAATATAGTCATCGGCGGCAGTCAAATGCTGCCTTCAAATGCTTCTTGGAATCTCTATTTTCTGTTGGTGAAGTCTTAGTATGACCAGCCAGGGCACACCAGATCCACTGCAGTATTAGATGATTGTCCAGGTCCCCAGGGCTTCAGGAGATGCCTTCAATTCTGTCCGCTAGGGGCAACGTGAATGCCTATTAGCCCACTGCTTTTTATTTTTTCTGTtttaaccccaaccttaacccttatcttaatCAGTCGGAATTAATGCCTAACATTAACCGTCaagtttttttaatgttttaaccctatcccaaacatgCACTCTTACCTTAATAACCAATCAAATTAATCCAGTGTggtaaagtatttaagtaaaactactttaaattactacttaagtcatttttgggggtatctgtactttactttagtatttatatttttgacaacttttacttttattccactacattcctaaagaaaataatgtactttttactccatacattttacctgacacctaaaagtactcgttacattttcaaTGTTTAACAGGACAAGAAAATGGTTAAATTCACatatttatcaagagaacatccctggtcatccctactgcctctgatgtggcggattcactaaacacaaatacttcaTATGTAAAttacgtctgagtgttggagtgtgcccttgaaTATCCGTTAATTAAAAAGTGTGTTGTTTGGATTGCCTAATAGAagtaatttgaaattatttctacttttactttagatacttttttttatacttttgatatttttgcaattaaattgacttttgaaacttaagtatatttaaaaccaaatacttttagactttaacattttagtttattttatttaacctttatttaactatgaaagtcagttaagaacaaattcctatttacaatgagggcctaccccagccaaaccctaacccagatgacgctgggccaatggtgcgccgccctatggggctcccaatcacttgtgatacagcctggaattgaaccagcatctgtagtgacgcctctagcactgagatgcagtgccttagaccgctgcgccactcgggagcccctactTACTTTTTTTTacaaggtgacttttacttgagtaaattTCTATTAaggtgcagtgcattcggaaagtattcagaccacttgactttttccacgttttgttacgttacagactcattctaaaatggattaaataaatttttccactcatcaatctacacacaataccccaaaatgacaaagcgaaaacattttaagaacatttttcaaa belongs to Salvelinus alpinus chromosome 28, SLU_Salpinus.1, whole genome shotgun sequence and includes:
- the LOC139557162 gene encoding zinc-binding protein A33-like; translation: MATKPSLPEEDLCCPVCCNIFRDPVFLPCTHSICKACLQEFWKQKGSRECPMCRERLAMENPPCNLVLKNLCEAFLQEQSQRDSTRSEVLCSRHSEKLKLFCLDDKQPICVVCRDSKIHKKHDCIPTDEAALDYKEEVKISLKPLKETLEDYKEIKLICDQTAEHIKSQAEHTEKQIKKEFKKLHQFLQDEEEARIAALRKEEKQKSQMMKTKIEEMTREISSLLDTIRDIEKELGGEDISFLQNYNATVKRAQYTLPNPQRVSGSLIHVAKHLGNLQFRVWEKMQGIVKYTNLILDPNTAHPHLILSEDLTSMIYCDEPQQLPDNLERFDECFVVLGSEGVSSGTNSWDIDVGGNKAWVLGVAPDSVQREGEFGFRHRTLGVWCIDEKYYTHSLSEALTPSTPFKVSKPQKIRMQLDWEKGQLSFVDPVNNTQLHKFMHTFKDRVFPYISSKHPLRISLSGDSASVQIRYKHAVN